Sequence from the Maribellus comscasis genome:
ATGGTTTTTCCCACCCATAAGATTTATTGATTTAAATAGATTCCCCTTAGGAATGCAATATAGTTTAATTGGTTTTTCTGTTTTATTTGTGAACAAGATTGATTTTAAGAACAAAAAGCTAGTCTTAAATCATATCCTGATCATTGTTGTATTACTGATACTTTCTGTTTCAATCTGGGTTTCAGACTTAGCGATAGTGACCATTGTGTTATTGGGAATTACTTTATTTACATTTAATTCTTTGAGATCAAATAAGCTGAGATTGAATAAAATTATATTGGCTTATATTCTTTTAGGAACCGTTGGTAATTATTTATTTATCAGGTATGCCAAAAGTTATGCAACCGGTGCAGCAAAGTATTATACCTCTTTTAATAATTTGGATACTTTTTTTCAAAGTGTCAATGTTCTGAAAGCTGAAGTATTTAAAATATTTGCTTTCCAGAATGAAGAATTCCTTTTGAGTATATATGCCTGGCTTGTGTTAATTTTTACTTTCTTTTGTATTTCAGCTATTTATAAAAAGTCTTTGATATTAACTGCCGATTCAAAGAAGTGGTTAATTTTTTTTCTTCTTGACTTTTTTACGGTCTTTGGAGTAATACTCGTATCTAAATGGGTCTATCTAAACGGAATGGGACGCTGGTATTTTATTCCTTTGTACATTTCATTTTCCATGGCAATTCTTCAGGTATTTGACCATTTAGAACCTGATTATCATAAAAATCTAATTGCAAAATCAGCTCTTGTTTTTATTGTATTGGTCGGTGCATTTAGTTCAATACATTATCTGAAATATATACGACCAAAAACACTTCGTTCAAAAATCGATGTAAGATCTGAATTTTTAGAATTGGGTGAGATCGGAATTATTGGTGAATTTTGGAACTCCTATATTTCGGCTTGTCCTGATCCATACAGAATAAAAGCAACTGCATTTGATGGAGCCGCGGTGCGTAACCAAAGATTAGTAGATGAAGTGTTTGCTCAACCAAAGATATATGTAATCAAAGATATGTGGTTGAAATCATTTCCTGATACGCTTAAACAATTTAGCTATGTATTGGTCAAAAAAGACAGTTCTTTTAGTCTGGGCGATTGTATTATTAACAGATACGAAAAAATTAAAAGAGATGAAATAATACCTTTTGAAAGTTTAAAATTTAATGAAGCAGTAAATCGAACGGCAGCCGGGATTGAACTACAAATAAAAAACAAGGAATTAAAGGACAAATACATAATATGGGGACCTTATCTTCCAATCGGAATTGGAGATTTTACTATAAAATACAAGCTAAAAATAGAAAATATCCGGGATGCAAACCCAGTTGCGAAGTTTGACATAGTTGCAGGCTATGGTAAAACCGTTTTAGCTCAAAAAACATTAAGTGCAGAGAAACTCGATTCAAGTGGTTATTTTGAGTTGTCATTCCGCACGGATAAAAGATATAGAGATATTGAATTTAGAACATATTTTTACGGAAATTCGGACTTAATTATCAAAGAATTACAACTTGTTGAAAAATGAGATGTTTATAAAAAGTATTGACAATAATATCTTTTAATTTAGATTGCCGGAGTAGTAGCAAATTTAAGCTCTGCAGCTCGAATTAATTTGAATGAAAATTAGCCGCAAAAGAATAAAATATTTTAATTTCAACTGCTTAATTTTACTTTTTTGAACACACTACCTAAGCTGCAAGTTTTTAAAAATTGTTGTACAATAAAAAAGTTAACAATGAATATAGCGTTTACAAAGACTAATAGAGAAAGTCCGAAGCCCGATTTTAAAAAATTGGGCTTTGGAAAATATTTTGCTGAATATATGTTTGAAATGGATTATTCGGGAAATGGTTGGGAAAATCCGCAAATTAAGCCTTACGATAAAATTTGTATTGAACCATCAACCATGGTTTTTCATTACGGTCAATCAGTATTCGAAGGATTAAAAGCATATTTATCCGAAAACGATGAGATTTTGCTTTTCAGACCGGAGAAAAACATTAAACGTTTAAACAAGTCGAGTGAACGTTTATGTATACCGGCACTGGATGAAAAGTTTGCACTGAAAGCCATTGTTGAACTTGTAAAAGCTCAAACTGAAGCAAAAAAGAAAGGTTGTGCACAAGTTTTATGGTTGGACGGCGTGGAGCAAAAGTACATCGAGGAAGTAGGAACGATGAAAGCGTTTTTAAAAGACATATGTAGAAAAAACTGAATTTTTGGAAATAAAAATATAATTTTTACATCTACACAGGTGTTCGTAGTTACAACCAAAAAGAACAAATATGAAAGTAGCAGTAGCCCAATTTCAACCGAAAGACGGAGATAAAACATATAATTTGTCTGTAATCCGTAAGCTTGCAGAAAAGGCAAAATCTAAAGGAGCCGATGTGGTTAGTTTTCACGAAATGTCAGTTACGGCTTACACTTTTACCAAAGATTTAAGCCTGAAACAGATAACTGACCTGGCGGAGGAGGTACCAAACGGAAAAAGTACCAGGGAATTAATAACGATTTCCAAAGAATTGGAGATTCCGGTTTTGGCGGGTCTGGTGGAAAAATCGGGCAGTAAAATATACAACACCTATATCTGTGTTACAGGAGAAGGATTGGTCGCAAAATATAGAAAAATACATCCGTTTATCAGCAAGCATATGTCGGCCGGAAACGAATATTGCGTGTTCGACCTGCTTGGTTGGAAATGCGGAATTTTGATTTGTTATGACAATAATGTGATAGAAAATGTTCGGGCAACAAGCCTCCTGGGAGCGGAATTAATTTTTGCCCCGCACGTTACGGGCTGTACACCATCCGCAATGCCACACCGGGGTTATGTCGAAGATAAATATTGGCAGAACCGGGAAAACGATCCTGTTTCATTACGAATGGAATTTGACGGGCCTAAGGGCAGGCGCTGGCTGATGCGTTGGCTGCCCGCCAGGGCTTACGATAACGGAGTGTATTATGCGTTTACAAACCCGATTGGTTATGACGGCGAACATCTGAAAAATGGCAATTCGATGATCATCGATCCATTTGGCGAAGTTTTAACTGAAATAAAATCCTTTGAAGACGACATTACGATTTCAAAAATTACAAAAGAAAAAATTGAACTTTCGGGAGGTTGGAGATATACGAATGCCCGGCGCCCTGAACTGTATAGAGACATCATTGGGAGAAACCACGATTCGGACACAACTCCGGTGTGGATGAAGGAAAAAAAATGACTGTTCATATCAGCAGAGTGCAACGACAGGCCTGGCTGTATTTTCACTAATATCTATATTGCCTTAAACGTTACTTTTCTGGTTCCATCTGTGTTTAAAAAAGAAAGATTGTATTTTGGTTTGTTCTGTACACGTACTATGACTTTTCCTTTAGCCTGGTAGTAATACCCTTCCAGCCTTTTCCTTTATTTAGCAGCCTGCTCAGATTTTGCATTAATTCCTCATTTTCCGGATCATTTGCAATGCTGTTATTTTCCTGAGGGTCAGTATGATGGTCGAATAAATCGCGGGCCAGAAGTTCGCCTGTACTTTTCCTGATCCACTCGGTGTATCGGTAACGATCGGTTTGTACAGTGTAGCCCATTACCACTTTTTCTGGATCGGTTCTGTTACTTACAGGCCAGTAGCTTAGTGCAGCTTCTTTCCATTTTTTGTCCGGCGTTTGAACCAGAGGGGCAAAACTTGTTCCCTGGAGATGGCCGGGTTTTTCCAAACCAGCCAATTCACACAACGACGGAAAAATATCTACAAATTCTACCAATGCATCTGTTTTTGCTGCAGTTTGCCCGGGAACTTTTAAAAGCAGTGGCACATGATTGTCGATATGAAACTGGGTGTGTTTGCACCACATTCCGTGTTCGCCCAGCTTCCAGCCATGATCTCCCCACAGAATGACAATTGTGTTTTTTTCCAATCCATTTTCTTTCAGGCCATCAAGCAAACGCCCGATTTGCGCATCGATGTATGAAATGCAGGCATAATAACCATGTTTTAGCGTTTTATTGAGCGTATCGTTAAAAGCCGTTGCGCCTTTGGGAATCCCGGAATAATTTCTCAATTCTCCAAAATTATAGTTGAAAAAACGGCTTACATTTTCAGGATGATAAGGGTTATCTGCCGCGTCAATTTCACCGGCATCGTACAACTCCCAGTATTTTTTTGGAGCGTTAAATGGTAAATGTGGTTTTTTGTAGCCCACCGCCATAAAAAAAGGTCCATCAGCAGATTTAAAATCCGCCAGCTTTTTAATAGCCATGTCTGTCATTTTTCCATCTTCATAAGCGTTGTCGGGGACGTCGGGCCACTCAAATGCCGGACCGCGCCCGCCACCTGACTGATTTCGGTTTTTTTGATACCACTCTTCGTATTCTTTCACAATTTTTATGGCATCCTCTGACAGATAGCCCCTTCCAATTTGCTCCGTTTTTACTGTATGATATGCGTCGCCAAATTGTACTTCATAATCTGTTCCGTGATGATAAATTTTTCCCGCTGCCCATATTTTATAACCGTTGTTCTCAAAATGCTGATCAATGGTCAGAATTCCAGGCGCATCCTCTTCCAACGAAAGACAATTGTATATTTGCAAGGTGTCCGGTCTTAGTCCCGACATTAAACTTGCTCTTGATGCCATACAAATAGGTTGCTGGCAATACGCACGATTGAATGCCAGTCCTTCAGATGCAAGTTTATCAATGTTCGGACTTTTTATTTGCGTGTTTCCGTAGCACCCCAACTCAGTACGCAAGTCATCAACTGCTATAAAAAGGACATTCGGTTGTTCTTCCTTTTCCGGCTGGCATGATACAAAACATATTGAGATGGCAGATACATAAAAGAATAATCTTGCGGCTATCATAATGGTTAATTTTAGTCTGTTTTTAGCCCGTTGTAAACTTTTGCCTTTAATGACTGAAATCAGAAAAGTAAAAAGTTATCAAACAAACGAAGCTGTTTGCAACAAGGTTTGAAATTACTTCATTTTGTCATTTTTTCAAAGGATGAACTTATTATTGAAACAGGTGTTTTAAGGATTGTATGCCGGGAAAATATACTGAGAGGTGGGGGGCAGGTTTCCATGGGCTGTTACGCCACCGACAGTCAGTTTAATTCAGAAAAGAATTGCGGTATTAACAGTTGCAACGGGTTTTAGATTTAGTCAAATTTGCCTTATGATGCCAAACAGTAAAAACAGGAAATTTTTTTAACAAAACAATAAATGAGAAATTTTATATTATTATTTCTGGTGACGATCCTGATTTCCTGCAATGCGCAAACAAAAGAAGGAAATAAAAAAGTAGCGGATAAGAATGATAGTTCACGACCTTCTTTCAATAGTCCCAAAGTTACAAGTGAAGGGATTGTTTATTTTTCATTTAATAATGGTTTAAGCTGGGAAAATAAAAGTGAAGGATTGCCGGATTCTGTTAGTTTCGGATTGGGTGCGATCGCCGCTTCCGACCACTCACTTGGAATTACTACAAAAGAAAAGGGGGTTTATTTTTTTGATTTTCAGAAAGACCTTTGGGTTGGTATTCCCACGGACAAAAAAATAATTGAAAGTAATCCCGGTGCGCTGTGTTTTTTTAAGGAACAAATAGTTGTTGGAACACAAAAAGGTGGTGTTTTTTTCACTGCTGACCAGGGAAAAAGCTGGATAAATATAAACTCAGGTCTTACCAGCTTATCCATTCGTAAACTTGTTCAAATTGGCGACAAGTTGTATACCGGTACCAATGCCGGGTTATTTTCTTACAATGAAACCGGTAATCATTGGGAATTGGAATATGGTAACAATACAATGCAGGTTAACGGGATAACTGAATCTGAGGGGAACATTTATATTGGCTCAAACCAGGGAGCATTTACTACACCGAAAGACAACAAAGCTTGGACACAAATTTTAGCCAACCATAGCCTCCACAATATTAGTTCAGACGAGAATATTGTTTATGCCATGGTATATAACGAACTGCTTTCTTCAACAGACAAAGGCTTAACATGGAAAAATGTTCAAAAAGGGTTACCTGCAGAACTTTATACTTTTAATGTGGTAAAAAATGGTAATTCCGTTTTTGCGGGACAATGGGACGGGGTGTATAAAAGAGAAATGGCAGATGAAAACTGGAAATCATACAGTTCAGGGCTGCCGGAGAAACTAGCAATAACAAATATGAAATCATATAACGGAATTATCGTAGCAAGTGGCAGTGAAAGAGGATTAAAAAAGGGAATGAATACAGATCGTTTACCGGGTATCGAGTAATGAGTATCATCAATCAACATTCATTCGCCGCTATTTAGACCCCTTCCAAACTTAAATTCGTTGTTGTTAAATTCCTTTCGTTCGTATAATTTTAATCCTCCGAAACCCGGCCGCACGCGTATTGGATTCAAAGTGCAGAACTGCTGCCCGGTTTTCATTCAACAAATAGCGATTTTCTCGTTTGTAAATATTTATTAGTGGATAGACTGAATATTGTATTGAAAAATAATAGTTTATGTCATTAATAGAGTAACAAATGGTCAGATGTACAGTGTTGTGCGTATTGGTGAAAATACTTGGTAAGTTTGAAACAGATATGAAAGAATTTAAAATATATCAAATCGATTCGTTTACAAAAGAAAGATTTAAAGGAAATCCGGCAGGAGTAGTAATTAATGCTGATGGATTGAGTGACAATCAAATGCAAAAAATTGCGAGAGAACTAAACAATTCTGAAACTGCGTTTTTATTTTCACCTGACAGCAAGGATTGTGATGGTGTAATAAGATATTTTACACCTCAAATTGAAGTTCCCACCTGTGGACATGCCACGATAGCAGCAATGTATGCGAAAGCACTTGAAGAACATTTAGATTCTTGTATTTTAAGGATTAAAACCAAGATTGGAATACTTCCTTTTGAAATAGTTAAAGAAAATGGAGATTATAAAGTTATTATGACTCAGGGGAGATTTGAACTTAGTCCAACATTTAATTCAGAAACAACCAATAAACTGATTGCAGCTTTGGGATTAGCAAAATCAGATTTGGATAACAAATGTCCGGTTCAAATCGCATCTACCGGACACTCAAAAGTAATGATTGGAATTAAGGACAGGGAAAAACTGAATGATTTAAGTCCAGATTTCAATGATTTAGCAAGTTTGAGTAAATCAATTAATTGCAACGGATATTTTGTTTTTACATTTGATTCTGATATCCCGGAAGTATTAACTTATGGACGAATGTTTGCCCCCGCTGTTGGAATTAACGAAGACCCTGTGACTGGTAACGCAAACGGGCCATTGGGAGGTTATTTAATACAAAACAGAATTGTTGAGTACGCTGACAATAAATTTGAATTTAACGGTTGTCAGGGCGAAAGAATAGACAGAATGGGAAAAGTTAATGTAAAGGTCAAAATTGAAAATACATTGCCAGTGTTGATTCAGATAATGGGAGATGCAGTAGAAGTATTTCAAACTGAGATTAAAATAGGATAAAACCATAAACGTACAAGAATTGTATATGGCAGGCGGGATTTTGGCGGTTCGACAAGTTAAACCGGTGTTGTTACCTTCTGCGGATCTGACAGGATTTCTCAAGATCGGGAATGATTTGAGATTGAAGACGTTGAAATTGACATAGAGGAATTGGCAAGTTGTTGCAAAATGAGAAGTATTAAAAACGATGGAAAAGCTCGTTCCCAATTTGTACAAGCCAAATAAAAATGCAAAATCTAAAATTGTATATCAAGGAATCCGGGTGGTAATCGGTGAACATTTGCAATCAAATGAATGGGTTATGTATTCTGTCAAGCTGACAATTTTTGCCCAATAACAAATCCTGTAATTTTAAAAAGACCGAAAATGAAAAAAACAAATCTTATAATATTCCTGTTTGTACTACTCATTTCTTGTAGTAACCAAGATGCTCAGAAACAAGTAATAATTTCAGGCAATGCAGATATTGCTGATGCTACAGGTCTTGTTATTAGCAATAAAACAGACACTTTTAAAATTGACATCGACAGTGCGCATGTATTCCACGATACAATATTAGCTGACCGAGGATACTACACCTTATCTATTAATGAAAGAAACTTCAGGATTTATTTAAAACCAGGTTTTCAAATCGATATAAAAATTGGGAATTCAATTGAGTTTAAGGGGGAAGGTTCAATTGAAAACAGCTACTTAATCGCAAACAACGTTCTGGTTGATAAACTTAAAGAGGTTGACAATTACAAATACTACGCAAAACGGAAGGAAGAACCATTTTTACTTCTAATGGATTCCATATTTCAAACCAGGCTTAATTTGCTAAATGAAATTGAAAACAAGGTTTGCCATGAATTTGAATATCTCGAAAAAAGTAAATTGAAATATGAATATCAACGAAAAAAAGCACTATATGAAACTGGAAGACAAATTGTTGTAGGAGACAATGATTTTACAGTATCAGAAAACTACTATGCCAATTTGTTTAAAGATATTAATGTAAATGATAGTATCCTAATAAATGTAAATGATTACATACGTTTTGTTAGCTCCTATTTATGGCAAGAGACCAATAGTATTGTTGGCGACAATGACTCGATTGATTTTTATCTTACCTATATGCATGTGCTTAATAAAAAAATAGAGGCAAAGAACCTTAAAGAAAGACTGTCGTACGATGTGGGGAGTATTAAATTGGCAAGGACAAAAGCATTAGACCCGGTTTATGAGCTGGTGCTACAAAATCTTTCAAACGAGAAGTATTTAAAAAGGGTTCAAACACAATACAATACATTAAAGCGGATTGAAAAAGGTGCGATGTCGCCCGATTTTCAATTTGAAGATGTACATGGAAATATGGTTGAATTAAAAGATTTACGGGGGAAGATTGTATATATCGACATTTGGTCGACAGGTTGTGGACCTTGTATGGCTGAAATACCCTACCAGAAGAGGTTAGAGGAATATTGCAAAGGGAAAAACATTTATTTGGTTGGGATTAATATTTTGGATGATGCAGAACATTGGAAGAAAACTGTTACTGAAAAAAAACTTGGTGGGATACAGCTACATACCTCTGACGAACGGGATAAATTTTTTACAGATTATGTAGTACGAGGAATTCCACGGTATATTTTGGTTGATGAAAACGGAAGAATAATTGATTCTAGTGCAAAAAGACCCTCAGATGAAAAGTTAATCGAGCAACTGGACAAAATCATGTAAAAAACTTTAACTCAGGAGAGCACACTAAGATTATGTTTAAGAGCTAACGAGACAAGTCCGGGATATTAAAATCCAAACAGTTGAATCAGAAAAACAACTGAGGGGCCTATTCCTACACCCGGTTAAATCAAAAAAATGGTAAGGGGAGGCACTCCGAAACTCTGCGGAATAAAAAAAATTGTCCGTGGACGCATTCCGAAAGCCTGTTCAATCAAAAAAATGACCTGTGGACGTGTTTCGAAAGCCTGTTCATGTCCTTTCCTGAAATAACTTGACAGATTTAACTTTAATTTCTGATAGATGTAAATATTTATTCTGCATTTACTGATTTACAAAACTATTTCATTTTTTATTCTTGCAAATTCTTTCCTGCATATTTTTAATCCCTGTAACTGCTCATTCCTTTCTGTCTTATCCCTGATTAAAGGGACAGATATAATTCTTCTTCCTGTTTTTTTGTGCAGCTTCATTTTTTATCGCTGGTTTTTGTTGCAGGTTTGTATTCTGTTGCTTCTTTTCCCGTCGTATTAAATTCCCGCTTTTTCCAGTGCTTTTTAAGTGATCCCGATTCCTTGTGTGCATCCACCGGAAGCATAAAATCCACGCTGCGGTGCGGACGTTTGTTGTTGTATTTGTAAACCGCAACCTTTGTTGCTTCCAGGGCTGCATGATAATCCGGGTAAGTTTCGTTTAAATCATATTCATTCTTTAAAATACCATTAACCCGCTCGGCTATAGCGTTTTCATAGGGGTCGCCGTTTTCTGTCATCGAAATATTGATATTTGAACCTTGCAGGTAGTTCACATAGTCGGTGCAGCAATACTGGATGCCGCGGTCGGAATGGTGGATAAGGTTCTGCTTCACCCCTTCCCCTGAAATGGCCATCTTTAGAGCATTTAAAGCCCCTTCGCTGGTGAGGTCGGGCCAGAGGCACCAGCCAACAATTTTTCTGGAATATGCATCGGTAACAAGCGAGAGGTAAACAAAACCTTTTTCAGTGCGAATGTAGGTTATGTCGCTAACCCATAAACGCCCGGAACTCATTATCTCAATATCCCTTACCAGGTTGGGATACTTGCGGAAAAAATGCTTCGAATTGGTTGTTTTAGGCCTGCGCCTGCGCCGCCTGACCAACAGGCCATGTTCCCGCAGCAGGATATAAAACTTGTCCCTTCCATATTTAATATTATGTTTCTGAAGGGTCGGCGCAATCAGCCGGTGGAGCTTCTCTGTCCCCATCCGCTTGTGCTCTTTACGCAAATCTTTTACCTGTCTTAATATAAAAACTTCCTCCATCTGGTACCCGGATTGACGTTTCCTATTGTCGTACCAGGCCTGGCGGGTAAACCCAAACAGTTCGCATAGTACCGCCTTGGAAACCAAAGGATACATGCGTGCCAGTACATCTACTGTTTGGGTCCAGACTTTTTTCTGATTTCGAGTTTGTAGTCGTTTTCTGCAATGTCAATCATAGTGTTCAGCGCCACATTCTTCATCTGCGCACGTTCCAACTGCTTTTCCAATTCCCTGATGCGTTTCTCCAACGCTTTGTGGTCTGTTCTTTCTTTTGCACTCATCATCTGTAAAGATATGTGGATTTCGTCGGAATATCTCTCCTGCCAGCGCTTTATGATCTTTTTATATTCAAATCTTGATAATGAAAATCGTTCCCGTGCTTCCTGGTAACTCATATTTCCAGCATCAATCTGCGCTACCAGCCAACGTCGGAAGCTTACTTCATAATTACTGTAATTAACTGTTTTTTCTTCAAATCCATCCATGTAATCTGTTAACATGGATTCATTCCTTTTTTTCATTTTCTTGACATTTTTGCGTCAAGTTATTTCAGTATAAGACATCAATCAAAAAAATTACCAATGGGCAGGGCAAACCGGGTGATGGAGTCAAAAAAATCGTCGGGGGGAGGGTGAGAAGTTCCGGTTGAAGCAGAAAAATACCCCGGGGGAAGGGTCTGAACTGTCCCGGAGAAAATAGAATCAAGGGTTTTAGCAGGTACTGCTATTTGTACCTGCCCCTTTGTTTTTAAGATTTAGTTTTTTGCAGGAAAGATCCGTTGATATTCCTTTTGCCAGACTGCTTCCATTTCATTCACTTTTTCCGGCATTTCTTTAGCCAGATTGTTGTTTTCCGTGCGATCTGCTGCCATGTTAAACAACTCCCATTCACCACCGCTTAATGCCGAAATTTTCCAGTCGCCAATACGCAAGGCCCGTCCGCCTTCATGCTCCCAGAAAAGTGTATCGTGAGTTGTTGAAATTTCTCCTTTTAAAAGAGGGAGGATTGATTTTCCTTCTATCTGCGAAGTTTCCAAATTATTTATCATAGAGGGATATTCAGCCTCAGCCAGTTCCAGACAGGTGGGCAAAATATCGATAACATGCCCGACTCCCTGATTGATGGTATTTTCTTTTCCTTTTAGCCCGGTCGGCCAGTGTACAATAAACGGAGTGCAGTTTCCGCCTTCAAACGATTCTTTTTTCCAGTAACGAAAAGGGGCGTTGATAGCTCCGGCCCATGCCACACCCAGATAACCCCAGGTAAGTTCAGATCCCGGCCGTTCAAAGGTATTGTAATCTATTTCTTTGCCTTCACGGTTGTGTCCGGGGCGGTCGAAACCGGGTTGGTAACCCCGCTCGGGCGAAGCTCCGTTGTCGGCAAGGAAAAGAATAACTGTATTGTCGTATTCCCCGGTTTCTTTCAGCTTTTGAATTAGCCGTCCGATTCCCTGGTCCAATCGATCAACCATAGCAGCATGTGCTTCCATGTGTCTGGCTTCCCAGGCTTTATTTTCACAATCAGTCCACAACTTCCCCGATTCGTTTGGGGCCAGCGGAGCAATTGCCGGATCAACTATTCCCTGTTCAATTAATCCTTTGTATCGGTTTTCACGGAGTTTGTCCCAGCCTTCGTCATATACCCCTTTATATTTTTTAATATCTTCAGGCAAAGCATGCAAGGGCCAGTGTGGTGCAGTGTGTGCAACATACAAAAAGAAAGGTTTATCGTCTTTACTGTACGAATCAACCATCTCAATACTTTTGTCGGTAATAAAATCGGTGATATAAAAGTCGTCGGGGACATTTTTTATTTCTTTTTCGTTATGAACCAGGCTAAAGGGATCGTAATAATCAACTACTCCCCAAATTACCCCCCAGTGTTCTTCAAAGCCGCGATTACTCGGGTAGGATTCCGGGGGAGCAAAAATGCCTGTGTCTTTTCGATGGGAAAGCCACAACAACTGTTCTTCCTTGTCGGGCAGAGCTTTGGTTCGCGAGAGGTGCCATTTCCCGGCCATTCCGGTATGGTAACCGTTTGTTTTTAATACTTCAGCAATAGTTGCTGCATTTCGTGAAAGCGTTTGTCCGTTTCTGTCAAGTCCAACCTGATGAGGATATTTGCCGGTCAACAGGGATGCGCGTGTAGGACAACACCGTGCCGCGTTATGAAATTGTGTAAACCGGACACCTCCGGCTGCCAGCCCGTCGAGGTTTGGAGTGTTTATCTCGCCGCCATAACAACCAATATCAGAATAGCCCAGATCGTCGGCCATAATGATGATAATATTTGGCTTTTTCTCCTCTTTTTTTTCTTCTGTGTTTGAGCTGCAACCTGCAAAAATCAACGCAACCAAAACATACAGCAAATTTTTCATGTTTTATTTCTTTTAATTTCAGTTCCTGATTTATTTCTTTTCGGAACTGTTTTTTTCTTTGTACAGTTTTTGAATTTTATTCCAGGCCAGCACACGATTTGCCTGTGCCCATTCCTCATACATTTTTTCCATTTCATTTACCTTTTCCGGTTGTTGAGAAGCAATGTTGTGCATCTCCGACCGGTCGGTTTCCAAATCATATAATTCCCATTCGGTTTCACGTTTTTTATTCCATTTTGAAACCAGTTTATATTTTCCCAGTCGTACCGCTTTATTTCCCTCATGTTCCCAGAATATGGGTTCAGTATGAATGGGTTTATTTTCACCTTTTAAAAGCGGAACAAGGCTTTTCCCTGAAGTTGGCACAATTTTGTTTCCCCGATATTCCTCAGGATAAGTCGTTTGGGCAACGTCAACAAATGTGGCCATAAGATCAGGCAAAAATCCGTATTCAGAAACGATTCGGCCTTCATTTTCTTTTGGAATTACTTTGGGCCAGTGCGCAATAAATGGTGTTCCTATTCCTCCCTCGTGCACCCAGTGTTTGTATTCGCGGTAGGGGGTATTTGAAGCATTTGCCCATGCACCGCCATACGACAAGAAATAGCCTTCTTTTGTATCCAGTTGCTCTGCCGGTCCTCCTCCCAGTTCCCCGCCTTCAGCACAGGCGCCGTTGTCATTTAAAAAGATAATCAGCGTATTGTCTAACAT
This genomic interval carries:
- a CDS encoding arylsulfatase; the encoded protein is MKNLLYVLVALIFAGCSSNTEEKKEEKKPNIIIIMADDLGYSDIGCYGGEINTPNLDGLAAGGVRFTQFHNAARCCPTRASLLTGKYPHQVGLDRNGQTLSRNAATIAEVLKTNGYHTGMAGKWHLSRTKALPDKEEQLLWLSHRKDTGIFAPPESYPSNRGFEEHWGVIWGVVDYYDPFSLVHNEKEIKNVPDDFYITDFITDKSIEMVDSYSKDDKPFFLYVAHTAPHWPLHALPEDIKKYKGVYDEGWDKLRENRYKGLIEQGIVDPAIAPLAPNESGKLWTDCENKAWEARHMEAHAAMVDRLDQGIGRLIQKLKETGEYDNTVILFLADNGASPERGYQPGFDRPGHNREGKEIDYNTFERPGSELTWGYLGVAWAGAINAPFRYWKKESFEGGNCTPFIVHWPTGLKGKENTINQGVGHVIDILPTCLELAEAEYPSMINNLETSQIEGKSILPLLKGEISTTHDTLFWEHEGGRALRIGDWKISALSGGEWELFNMAADRTENNNLAKEMPEKVNEMEAVWQKEYQRIFPAKN